The following proteins are co-located in the Thermodesulfovibrionales bacterium genome:
- a CDS encoding ACT domain-containing protein: MDKELLFITVIGQDKKGIVAKISGFLYECNINIEDISQGIMEGHFVMTMLVDIHETNRDLETINASLQKIADDIGMKIQIQHQNVFKMMHRI, translated from the coding sequence ATGGATAAGGAACTTCTTTTCATCACCGTAATCGGCCAGGACAAGAAGGGGATTGTTGCCAAAATCTCGGGCTTCCTGTACGAGTGCAACATCAATATCGAAGACATCAGCCAGGGGATCATGGAGGGCCACTTCGTCATGACGATGCTGGTCGACATACACGAGACGAACCGTGACTTGGAAACCATCAACGCCTCCCTCCAGAAGATAGCGGATGATATCGGGATGAAGATTCAGATTCAGCACCAGAACGTGTTCAAAATGATGCACAGGATCTAG
- a CDS encoding segregation/condensation protein A — MEEVYSIKLPVFEGPLDLLLHLIRENKIDIYDIPIALITHQYLEYIEIMKELDLDIAGEFLLMAATLIQIKSKMLLPVDEAVRD, encoded by the coding sequence ATGGAAGAAGTCTACAGCATAAAACTTCCTGTCTTTGAAGGTCCCCTTGATCTCCTCCTCCACCTTATCAGGGAGAACAAGATCGATATCTACGACATCCCCATAGCCCTCATTACCCACCAGTATCTCGAGTATATCGAGATCATGAAGGAACTTGACCTCGACATCGCCGGGGAGTTTCTCCTCATGGCAGCAACGCTCATCCAGATCAAGTCGAAAATGCTCCTCCCGGTGGATGAAGCGGTGAGAGAC
- a CDS encoding PFL family protein, which yields MRFDLEEVFETANMTLHQNLDIRTTTLGINLKDCIDSDFPAFEEKVYRKINGYARSLMGQAHQLEIKYGIPIVNKRIAVTPVSLLMETHCTPEKYVRMAQTLDRASGDAGIDFIGGFGALVQKGLTRADSMLVAELPEVLALTQRVCAFLNVGSTHAGLNLDAINLLGSMLKETALRTRDGIGCAKFVAFVNAPEDNPFMAGAYHGVGEPDVTLNIGISGPGVVRSVVEKNPDCDLTQLSEVIKRTVFKITRAGELIGRELAQKLDIPFGIVDISLASTTTHGDSVANVVEAFGIEHIGAHGSTLAIALLMDAVKKGAAMASGNIGGLSGTFIPVSEDAGMIEAVKRGALSLEKLEALTAVCSVGMDMFAIPGDIPEETIAAIIADELAIGIVNNKTTAVRLIPVPGKKAGDLLEFGGLLGTAPVMSVNPYSARNFMRRGGRLPSTVTSLRN from the coding sequence ATGAGATTCGACCTTGAAGAAGTTTTTGAAACTGCAAACATGACCCTCCATCAAAATCTCGATATCCGTACAACGACACTGGGGATTAATCTTAAAGACTGCATCGATTCGGATTTCCCTGCGTTTGAAGAGAAGGTCTACCGCAAGATCAACGGTTATGCACGGTCTCTGATGGGGCAGGCGCACCAGTTAGAGATCAAATACGGCATTCCCATCGTCAATAAGAGGATCGCGGTCACACCGGTCAGCCTGCTCATGGAGACCCACTGTACTCCCGAAAAGTACGTACGCATGGCGCAGACGCTCGACCGTGCCTCCGGTGATGCCGGCATTGATTTTATCGGTGGTTTCGGCGCGTTAGTGCAAAAGGGGCTCACACGGGCCGATTCGATGCTCGTTGCAGAATTGCCGGAGGTGCTGGCGCTCACACAGCGGGTGTGCGCTTTCCTTAACGTTGGTTCCACACACGCCGGCCTGAACCTTGATGCCATAAACCTCCTTGGGTCTATGCTCAAGGAAACCGCGCTCCGCACTCGGGACGGTATCGGGTGCGCCAAGTTCGTGGCCTTCGTGAACGCACCGGAGGACAACCCATTCATGGCCGGCGCTTACCATGGGGTTGGAGAGCCGGATGTTACGCTGAATATCGGGATCAGCGGCCCAGGAGTGGTACGGAGTGTGGTCGAGAAAAACCCCGATTGCGATCTAACCCAGTTGTCCGAGGTCATCAAGCGTACGGTGTTCAAAATCACCCGGGCAGGAGAACTGATCGGTCGCGAACTGGCGCAGAAGCTTGACATCCCCTTCGGCATCGTTGATATCTCCCTGGCATCCACGACAACGCACGGAGACTCCGTAGCCAACGTGGTAGAAGCGTTTGGCATTGAACACATAGGTGCGCACGGCTCTACGTTAGCTATAGCCCTCTTGATGGATGCGGTGAAGAAAGGGGCCGCTATGGCTAGCGGCAACATCGGAGGTCTGAGCGGCACATTCATCCCTGTGAGTGAGGACGCCGGCATGATTGAAGCAGTCAAGCGAGGTGCATTGAGCCTGGAGAAACTGGAGGCCCTGACAGCGGTTTGTTCTGTCGGGATGGACATGTTTGCGATTCCTGGTGACATCCCTGAAGAGACAATTGCCGCCATCATCGCCGATGAACTGGCGATTGGTATCGTCAACAACAAGACTACCGCCGTGCGCCTGATACCCGTGCCCGGCAAGAAGGCTGGTGATTTGTTGGAGTTCGGCGGGTTATTGGGCACTGCACCCGTTATGAGCGTGAACCCCTATTCGGCAAGGAATTTCATGCGGCGCGGCGGTCGGCTGCCATCGACAGTTACAAGCTTGAGAAACTGA